One genomic region from Phycisphaerae bacterium encodes:
- the waaF gene encoding lipopolysaccharide heptosyltransferase II, with protein MSPKSTSIAEPGNLLISIPNWVGDAVMATPALSAVRRRFPAARITFLLRRYVADVLAGTQLANDCLYWPSENTLGGHFSLLREMRNRRFDTALLLTNSFRSAFVVWLARVPRRIGYARDGRSWLLSDRLTPVRAGGSFVPVPAMDYYQTLARHIGCERVDDQMVLATSVEDEAAIDRRLGALDASRPLVVLNPGANFGSAKCWPPEKYAALADALTRCYGARVVASLGPKERHIAAGLQAAAKEPIEIFIDPPLGLGPLKALVRRSRLLITNDTGPRHFAPPFDVPVVTIYGSSDPAWTVTRFSKERNVMLKLACQPCMARTCPLKHHDCMRKLEPSLVLEAVDEFLSPWREGGDGRAAGVVQAVRGETGPSCW; from the coding sequence ATGTCGCCGAAGTCTACATCCATCGCTGAGCCCGGCAACCTCCTGATTTCAATTCCGAATTGGGTGGGCGATGCGGTGATGGCCACGCCGGCGCTGTCGGCGGTGCGGCGGCGGTTTCCGGCGGCGCGGATCACCTTCCTTCTGCGGCGATACGTTGCCGATGTGCTTGCGGGGACACAACTTGCAAACGACTGCCTGTATTGGCCTTCGGAGAATACTCTGGGCGGTCATTTTTCCCTGTTGCGCGAAATGCGAAATCGGCGGTTCGACACCGCGCTTCTTTTGACCAATTCGTTTCGTTCTGCGTTTGTCGTCTGGTTGGCGAGAGTTCCGCGTCGGATAGGTTATGCGCGTGACGGGAGATCCTGGCTGTTGTCGGACCGGTTGACGCCGGTTCGTGCGGGTGGGTCATTCGTCCCGGTGCCGGCGATGGACTACTACCAGACGCTCGCGCGGCATATCGGCTGCGAGCGGGTTGATGATCAGATGGTTCTTGCGACGTCGGTGGAGGACGAGGCGGCAATCGATCGGCGGCTGGGGGCGCTGGATGCTTCGCGTCCGCTCGTGGTGCTGAACCCCGGCGCGAATTTCGGCTCGGCGAAATGCTGGCCGCCGGAGAAATATGCGGCGTTGGCGGATGCGTTGACGCGGTGTTATGGCGCGCGGGTGGTGGCGTCGCTGGGTCCGAAGGAGCGGCACATCGCGGCAGGACTCCAGGCGGCCGCGAAGGAGCCGATCGAGATTTTCATCGATCCTCCGCTGGGCCTGGGGCCGCTGAAGGCGCTGGTTCGCCGGAGCCGATTGCTGATTACGAACGACACGGGTCCGCGGCATTTTGCGCCGCCGTTTGATGTTCCGGTGGTGACGATTTACGGATCCAGTGACCCGGCCTGGACGGTGACGCGATTTTCGAAAGAGCGTAACGTGATGCTGAAGCTGGCGTGTCAGCCGTGCATGGCGCGTACCTGCCCTTTGAAGCATCATGACTGCATGAGAAAACTGGAACCGTCCCTGGTTCTGGAGGCGGTGGATGAGTTCCTCTCGCCGTGGCGTGAGGGTGGGGACGGTCGCGCGGCCGGCGTGGTGCAGGCCGTGCGGGGTGAGACGGGGCCTTCATGCTGGTGA
- a CDS encoding enoyl-ACP reductase, whose translation MGLMDGKKGIIFGVANDHSLAWYIAERLHKEGAEMAFNHLPGEKMERRVRKLAEPIGAKLIAPCDVTKDEDVEAFYNQYREHYDKVDFIVHAIAYANRECLTNRFWQTGREDFKQAMDISVYSFISVCQKAYDLFREGASVLTLSYLGAIRFVPGYNVMGVCKAALESSVRYMSADLGDLKRVRVNAISAGPCRTLSSAGIGGFDQILDHYPTKSPLRRNIESKEVGSAGLYLVSDLSSGVTGEIHYVDAGYNMVGW comes from the coding sequence ATGGGCTTAATGGACGGCAAAAAGGGCATCATCTTCGGCGTCGCCAACGACCACAGCCTCGCGTGGTACATTGCCGAACGGCTGCATAAGGAAGGCGCTGAGATGGCCTTCAATCATCTCCCAGGCGAAAAGATGGAGCGGCGCGTCCGCAAGCTGGCCGAACCAATCGGAGCAAAGCTGATCGCCCCGTGCGACGTCACCAAGGATGAAGACGTCGAAGCATTCTATAACCAGTATCGCGAGCATTACGACAAAGTCGACTTCATCGTGCATGCCATCGCATATGCCAATCGCGAATGCCTCACCAACCGGTTCTGGCAGACCGGCCGCGAAGATTTCAAGCAGGCGATGGACATCAGCGTATATTCCTTCATCTCCGTCTGTCAGAAGGCTTATGATCTCTTCCGAGAGGGCGCCTCGGTCCTGACGCTCAGCTACCTCGGCGCCATCCGCTTCGTCCCCGGCTACAACGTCATGGGCGTCTGCAAGGCCGCACTCGAAAGCTCGGTCCGCTACATGTCGGCAGACCTCGGCGACCTGAAGCGTGTTCGCGTCAATGCGATCAGCGCCGGCCCCTGCCGAACCCTCAGTTCAGCAGGCATCGGCGGTTTCGATCAGATTCTGGACCACTACCCAACCAAGTCACCCTTGCGGCGCAACATCGAATCGAAGGAAGTCGGCAGTGCGGGGCTTTATCTCGTCTCCGATCTTTCGAGCGGCGTAACCGGTGAGATTCACTACGTGGACGCCGGCTACAACATGGTCGGCTGGTGA